The Candidatus Fermentibacter sp. region CGCTGTCTCGTGGGCTCGGAGATGTGTATAAGAGACAGTGCACGCGCAGCCTCGGCCATGTCCGCAGCCCTGCCGATGATCCTCATGATCCGCGCCCGGTCCTGGCGACGAAGGTCTGTATCCCGCCCCTGTGCTCCTCTACGGCCTTGACGAGCATCTCGAGATGCCCGGCGCGGGACCTGAAGTCCAGGCCGTCAGTGTTCACGATGAGCACCGGAAGATCCCTGGTGCGGAAGAAGTAGCTGTTGTACGCGTTCACCAGAGCCTCCAGATACGACCTCCTCATGTCCTTCTCGTAGGTCCTCCCCCGCCTGGTGATGCGCGTGAGGATCACGTCGAGGGACGCCTGCAGGTATATGACCAGATCGGGAGTGTGGACGTCCTTCTCGAGGATGGTGGCGATCCTGTCGTACAGCCCGAACTCGTGCTCCGAGAGGTTCATGGATGCGAAGATCCTGTCCTTGGCGAACATGTAGTCGGACACCACGGGTCCGGCGAAGAGGTCGAGCTGCCCGAGCTTCTGCTGCTGCCGGTACCTGCTGAGGAGGAAGAACACCTGGGTCTGGAAGGCGTAGGAGCGCCTGTCCCTGTAGAACATCGGAAGGAACGGGTTCTCCTCGACCTCCTCGAGTACGAGCCTGGCCTTCCAGACCCCTCCGAGGAGGCCGCAGAGCGTGGTCTTGCCCACCCCTATCGGACCCTCGACCACGATGTATCTCTTGTCAGACACTTGGCCAGTTCTCTCCCGGCAATGGAGGATCCTCTATCCGCAGAATATCTCCGCTACCCTCGAGGCGCGCCATGAGTTCCGGAGCGGATGCGCCCAGGCACGGAACGGGCCGGTCGCCCAGCAGATCCGCCAGGGGGGCCAGTACGAACAGTCTCCCGGATATCCCGGGGTGCGGCAGCACCAGGTCGGCGTCCACCACCACCTCGTCTCCGAGGTAGAGCAGGTCCATGTCCAGCCTGCGCGCCCTGCCTTCCTTGACCGTCTCGGAACCGGCCGAGATCTCGATGCTCCGGCAGAGATCCAGCAGGGAGTGGGCGTCCGACACCCACAGCCCGGAGACCGCGGTGTTGAGGAATCTGCCTCCTTCCGCACCCTCGGCCGGAGAGGATTCGTAGATCCCGGCGGCCCTGGGGAGCCTGACCCTCTCATCGCGCATGAGGGCCGATGCCGCGTCAGCCAGGAACCGGCGCCTGTCGCCGAGGTTGCTGCCGATCGCCACCGCGAACGGCCGCGTCATCCGCCGCCCCACGTGAACACGGCCCTGTCGACCCGGAGCGAGAGCGCGGGGCACGGCTTGACCGCCGTCACCCGCCATCCGAGGCCGGGGCCGAGTCTTTCGAGAGTATGGACGACGTCGGAAACCAGATCCTCGAGGAGCCCGTACTCGAAGCCGGACAGCCCCGACACGGCGTCCGATATCTCCCTGTAGTCGATCAGCGGAGGGGCTCCGGGACTCCAGTCGCCTTCGCACTCTATGTCGAGCTTCACGAGCCTCGGGGCGAGCGTCTCCTCCGGGAGGATGCCCAGGGTGACCGAGAGCTCGATGCCTTCGAGCCTCAGGATTCCAGGCACTTCTTCGACCTCCGGATGGCTGACCGGCCCCTCAGGCTGTGCAGCTCGAGCTGCTCGAGCCTGCCCAGCGCCTTGATGATCCTCTCCTCGGGGAGAGTGAGAGAGAACCTCACATAGCCCTCCCCCCACGCTCCGAACCCGGAGCCCGGCGTCACGACTATGCCTGCGCCGGTGACGAGCCAGGCCGCGAAGTCCATGGAAGTCCAGCCCCTGGGGACGGCCGCCCACAGATAGAGGCTCCCCGACCCGTCGAAGACATCCCAGGAGAGCTTCCTCAGGCCCTCGAGGAGGAGCTTCCTGCGGGAGGAGTACACCGAGAGCATGTCGCCGATGCACCCCCTGCACGACGTCAGGGCTTCGGCGCCGGCCTTCTGCACGGCCGTGAAGACGCCCGAATCGATGTTCTCCTTGGCGGACATGAACGCCTTCACCAGCCTCGCTCCACCGGCCACGAAGCCGATCCTCCACCCAGTCATGTTGAAGGTCTTGGAGAGGGAGTGGAACTCGAGGCAGAGCGGCAGAGCCCCCTCGACCTGCAGGAAGGAGGCGGGGTTCTTCCCGTCGAACCTGATGTGGCTGTAGGAGTTGTCGCTTACGATAAGGAGGTCCTCGCGCCTCGCGAACTCCACGACCCTCTTCATCTCGTCGAGAGGCATCACGGCGCCCGTGGGGTTGTTGGGGTAGTTGAGGTAGAGGATCCTCGCGCTCCTGAGGGCGGACGGGTCGAGTGCGTCGAGATCGGGCAGGAAGGAGTTCTCACGCTTGAGCGGGACGTCGACCGGCACGGCGTCGGCAAGGATGGCCGCGGCCCTGTAGACGGGATATCCGGGGCTCGGCGTGAGGATGACGTCGCCCGGGTTACAGAAGGCCATCGGGACGTGGGCGATCCCCTCCTTCGTGCCGATCACGGCGGCGACCCCCATCTCGTCGCCGGCCTCCACCCCGAACTCGCCCGAGAGCCAGGACCTGGCTGCATCGAGGAAGAACGCGCTGCCCTCGTTCCTGGGGTACCTGTGGAAGGCGGGATCTGCCAGAGCCCCGGCTCCGGCCCGGACGATCCGGTCCGGCGTGGGCAGGTCGGGGTCGCCTATCCCGAAGTCGATTATGTCCAGGCCTTTTCTGAGCGCGGCTGCCTTCTTCCTGTCGAGTTCGGCGAAGAGATAGGGCGGCAGCCTGCTAACCCTGCCCGAGGCCGCGATGAGAACGGACTTCTTTTCCAAACCAACAGACCTCCGGCACGACCCGGTTTCTTGACCGGGGCGGTATCGGCTACAATAAATCAAACAGGATCATATATGTGAATGGCCGGTCGGGAGGAATCATGGCAAGACTGTTATCGTCCATCCTGCTGCTCGTCGGCCCGGTTTCGGCCGGCTGGACAGACTTCGGGCTGGAGGCGGGCCGGAGCTCCACGATCGAACTGATCGAGTCCACCCCTTCGAGCATGACCATCGAGATCACGGTCCCGGGCGTGGAGACGACGGACCTCACGATGTCCGGAGTCGGCTTCACATGCATCGGCTCGCCGGGAACCACCCTCTCGGCAACCGAGCCCGGCTTCCCCGCCATGCCGAAGCTCTCCTTCCTCGCGGCTCTCCCCGCGTCGCCCTCGATCTCCGCCACCGTAGAGGAACGCGACATGGTGACCGTGGGCAGGATGACACCCTTCCCCATGCAGCCGATACTCGCCGACACCTCCAGGAGTGCGGGCGCCTTCGCCTTCGACCCTGCCGCCTACGAATCCGGGGTGTATCCTTCGGCCGAGGTCTTCTGGAGCGTCGACGGGATGCTCCGCGGCGTCACCATCGGCCGCTTCGCGGTGTTCCCCTTCTCCTGGGACGCCGGAACCGGTGTTCTCACGGCGGCGAGACGCCTCAGGATAAGGATCGACTTCGGCGGCGCCGTCTCGACTCCGGATGCAGCCCGCTCGCCCTGGTTCGAGGGCATCTACGGGCAGTCGCTCATCAATGCCGGCATCCTCGAGCCGGCTCCGGCCAGCGAGTGCTTCAGGTCATCCGGGGTCGGCCACCTCGAAGGAGTCGCCTCGTCGACCAGGGCGGACGGGGCGGACCTCCTGATCATGGCGGGACAGGACCTCTCCGACACGATGATCGAGGAGTTCGCAACGGCCAAGCACAACCAGGGCTACCTGACCACGGTCGTCGACGCCGGCGGGTGGACCCAGGCCCAGATCAAGACCTACATTCAGGATGCCTACGACACATGGGATCCCGCGCCCTCCTTCGTCCTCTTCGTGGGCGACCATCCCCAGCTCCCGGGATACAGCTACAATTCGATGTACTCCGACAACCGCTACGCCTGCGTGTCGGGGACCGACTACATCTGCGACATCTTCAGGGGCCGCTTCACCTGCGGAACCGACTGGATGCAGACGGTGTCGGACAAGGTCCTCTCGTGGGAGTTCGATCCGGTCCTCGATCCGTCGTTCTGGAACACGGCCCTCTCGGCCGGCTACTTCCAGGACGACGACGATAACGGCATCGCGGACAGGTGGTTCCTCTTCACGTGCGAGACGGTGAGGGACACCTACACGACACTGTACGGCAAGGACGTGATCAGGGAGTACTGCACCAATTCATCCTGCGCGACCCCGTACTACTACAGGCCGGATGCCCCGTCCGCGGGCCAGCAGGTTCCGCTCGACATCACCTGGGACGGTGACGCCGCGGGGATCAACGCTGCCATCAACGGCGGCACCTTCCTCGTACAGCACAGGGATCACGGAGCTGTCTCGGGCTGGGGCGACCCCGCATACTCCACGGGCGACCTCTCCGGCCTGTCGAACGGCGACCTGACGCCCATCGTGTTCAGCATCAACTGCCTCACGGGCCAGTTCTCGTCCGACTGCTTCTCCGAGCACT contains the following coding sequences:
- a CDS encoding deoxynucleoside kinase; translation: MSDKRYIVVEGPIGVGKTTLCGLLGGVWKARLVLEEVEENPFLPMFYRDRRSYAFQTQVFFLLSRYRQQQKLGQLDLFAGPVVSDYMFAKDRIFASMNLSEHEFGLYDRIATILEKDVHTPDLVIYLQASLDVILTRITRRGRTYEKDMRRSYLEALVNAYNSYFFRTRDLPVLIVNTDGLDFRSRAGHLEMLVKAVEEHRGGIQTFVARTGRGS
- the folK gene encoding 2-amino-4-hydroxy-6-hydroxymethyldihydropteridine diphosphokinase; translated protein: MTRPFAVAIGSNLGDRRRFLADAASALMRDERVRLPRAAGIYESSPAEGAEGGRFLNTAVSGLWVSDAHSLLDLCRSIEISAGSETVKEGRARRLDMDLLYLGDEVVVDADLVLPHPGISGRLFVLAPLADLLGDRPVPCLGASAPELMARLEGSGDILRIEDPPLPGENWPSV
- a CDS encoding C25 family cysteine peptidase, with amino-acid sequence MARLLSSILLLVGPVSAGWTDFGLEAGRSSTIELIESTPSSMTIEITVPGVETTDLTMSGVGFTCIGSPGTTLSATEPGFPAMPKLSFLAALPASPSISATVEERDMVTVGRMTPFPMQPILADTSRSAGAFAFDPAAYESGVYPSAEVFWSVDGMLRGVTIGRFAVFPFSWDAGTGVLTAARRLRIRIDFGGAVSTPDAARSPWFEGIYGQSLINAGILEPAPASECFRSSGVGHLEGVASSTRADGADLLIMAGQDLSDTMIEEFATAKHNQGYLTTVVDAGGWTQAQIKTYIQDAYDTWDPAPSFVLFVGDHPQLPGYSYNSMYSDNRYACVSGTDYICDIFRGRFTCGTDWMQTVSDKVLSWEFDPVLDPSFWNTALSAGYFQDDDDNGIADRWFLFTCETVRDTYTTLYGKDVIREYCTNSSCATPYYYRPDAPSAGQQVPLDITWDGDAAGINAAINGGTFLVQHRDHGAVSGWGDPAYSTGDLSGLSNGDLTPIVFSINCLTGQFSSDCFSEHFFRMEGGAVAVFAAAEVSYSYFNDYLCYGIYHSFNDEYVSPPSVYTTPGGNYLAGQALMGGQLEMQAAAPFNPYGSWQEYAETTWDLFHVFGDPTMDMRTEVPAPLDVSAPASLPTGSTSAQFTVTSGGVPVEGALVCLRKPDQEIYARGFTDSSGSLELTFPATANDYDMPWMVSSHNTIPETGQINNGGTGIEGGQESFCTCGRPTPNPSRGSVVFPLFLTESGRVVARVYDMCGRMVWETGRQVPAGEQSIVWDSDAPSGVYMTVLVLPDGSTHSSRVVLAR
- a CDS encoding aminotransferase class I/II-fold pyridoxal phosphate-dependent enzyme; translated protein: MEKKSVLIAASGRVSRLPPYLFAELDRKKAAALRKGLDIIDFGIGDPDLPTPDRIVRAGAGALADPAFHRYPRNEGSAFFLDAARSWLSGEFGVEAGDEMGVAAVIGTKEGIAHVPMAFCNPGDVILTPSPGYPVYRAAAILADAVPVDVPLKRENSFLPDLDALDPSALRSARILYLNYPNNPTGAVMPLDEMKRVVEFARREDLLIVSDNSYSHIRFDGKNPASFLQVEGALPLCLEFHSLSKTFNMTGWRIGFVAGGARLVKAFMSAKENIDSGVFTAVQKAGAEALTSCRGCIGDMLSVYSSRRKLLLEGLRKLSWDVFDGSGSLYLWAAVPRGWTSMDFAAWLVTGAGIVVTPGSGFGAWGEGYVRFSLTLPEERIIKALGRLEQLELHSLRGRSAIRRSKKCLES
- a CDS encoding dihydroneopterin aldolase yields the protein MPGILRLEGIELSVTLGILPEETLAPRLVKLDIECEGDWSPGAPPLIDYREISDAVSGLSGFEYGLLEDLVSDVVHTLERLGPGLGWRVTAVKPCPALSLRVDRAVFTWGGG